A region of Microtus ochrogaster isolate Prairie Vole_2 linkage group LG1, MicOch1.0, whole genome shotgun sequence DNA encodes the following proteins:
- the Cenpc gene encoding centromere protein C isoform X2 codes for MSSKKTNESRSATKDHLYLPGGSPVVPLYEKMSESQNVISSLSQRRGAYNSRNSIDTKSSYTDISLKTRKRLNFEGKDSLNKAEVENNVLEVSEGQEGTSSETSQKRAQDLTYEIQPQSRKSFSTLYLETVKRKSESSSSVRHTAAISPHSSPKARTLLEDEFIIEESGRSFESQPWVKIPRKDRHQSHHLPSPENMVAAKDKKPEEKPHSVSATSLMHDTQFHKASPIEKSQPSVEKILGTSYIDELESDYSSTENKIHSENAKKTSESKRTLRQKKQRVSKPKVVEEQLDMGQGKKKKRNMSNTDKLQLNSKRNMEDCEEARNKPIPKKQISPVEKKKKKHSIQKDMEKSRKKSFSGGSKDKQEQEIVRSGRISRCPSEWWLVKPEKGSFDRSFSRESILSVVHHNGKKRTRKSQLSKNTGKKPSPSKRRKTESSSRVQKSLNTKGSRSVSHDEISGSQSEPLENEADSTQKKSLDISGPTGGSKYQNSVMTSQNVHLKSHTGENTRKSSMKSNSNAGEPKNSIWEESGPSRFKDHVMSKSNNSDMGDEKDQESSDLRIRSSNVLPDSSIHHKLVLPSNSPNVRRTKRIRLKPLEYWRGERIDYQERPSGRVVIGIVSPPPVSPIKKAKRNLDKVNKKANKKRIHRDNHEKDRLVVNLDKPLGNPFEATLAKDPETREIVPMDLIRPRDTYQFFVEQHGLKVFKTLDTAVFSTGKLILGPYEEKGKQHVGQDILVFYVNFGDLLCTLHETAYMISTGDSFYVPSGNHYNIKNLLNVESCLLFTQIKR; via the exons ATGTcaagtaaaaaaacaaatgaatcccGCAGTGCCACCAAGGATCACCTTTACTTACCTGGCGGCTCCCCTGTTGTTCCTTTGTATGAAAAAATGTCTGAATCGCAGAATGTTATTTCATCTCTCAGCCAAAGGAGAGGGGCTTACAACTCAAGAAATTCAATAGATACTAAATCTTCATACACAGACATTTCTCTTAAAACCAGGAAAAG GTTAAACTTTGAAGGTAAAGATAGTTTGAACAAAGCAGAAGTAGAGAACAATGTATTAGAAGTATCAGAAGGACAAGAAGGGACATCATCAGAAACATCTCAGAAAAGAGCACAAGATTTGACCTATGAAATTCAACCACAATCTAGAAAGAGTTTTTCAACATTGTATTTAGAAACTGTCAAGAGGAAAAGTGAATCCAG TTCCAGTGTTAGGCACACAGCAGCAATTTCACCTCACTCATCTCCAAAGGCCAGGACATTGCTAGAAGATGAATTTATTATTGAAGAATCGGGGAGAAGTTTTGAAAGTCAACCTTGGGTGAAAATTCCAAGAAAAGACAGACATCAGAGCCACCACTTGCCATCTCCTGAAAACATGGTAGCTGCTAAAGATAAGAAACCGGAAGAAAAACCTCATAGTGTGTCAGCTACGTCTTTGATGCATGACACACAGTTTCATAAGGCTTCCCCAATAGAGAAATCTCAGCCCTCTGTTGAAAAAATCCTGGGGACTAGTTATATAGATGAATTGGAAAGTGATTATAgttctacagaaaataaaatacattctgaGAATGCCAAAAAAACATCTGAAAGCAAAAGGACTCTAAGACAGAAGAAGCAAAGAGTATCAAAGCCTAAAGTAGTTGAAGAGCAACTTGATATGGGAcagggcaaaaagaaaaagaggaatatgTCAAATACTGACAAATTACAACtaaattcaaaaagaaatatggaagatTGTGAAGAGGCAAGAAATAAGCCTATTCCTAAGAAGCAGATATCCCCTGTTG aaaagaaaaagaaaaagcatagcaTCCAAAAAGATATGGAAAAATCCAGGAAGAAAAGTTTTTCTGGTGGTTCCAAGGACAAACAAGAGCAAGAGATTGTCAGAAGTGGTAGAATTTCTCGTTGTCCATCTGAGTGGTGGCTGGTAAAACCAGAGAAAG GTTCTTTTGATAGAAGCTTTTCAAGAGAAAGTATATTGTCAGTGGTGCATCACAATGGAAAAAAGCGGACTAGGAAAAGTCAGTTATCTAAGAATACTGGGAAAAAACCTTCTCCATCAAAAAGACGGAAAACAGAGAGCAGCTCAAGAGTACAGAAGTCTTTAAACACTAAGGGTTCTAGAAGTGTTAGTCATGATGAAATTTCTGGTTCCCAGAGTGAGCCATTGGAAAACGAGGCAGACTCAACTCAGAAGAAAAGTCTTGATATTTCTGG ACCTACAGGAGGCTCTAAGTATCAAAACAGTGTTATGACTTCACAGAATGTTCATTTAAAGTCTCATACTGGGGAGAATACACGTAAATCATCAATGAAGTCTAATTCCAATGCAGGGGAGCCTAAAAATTCAATTTGGGAAGAAAG tGGACCTTCCAGGTTCAAGGATCATGTAATGTCTAAAAGCAATAATTCTGACATGGGTGATGAAAAGGATCAGGAGAGTTCGG atTTAAGAATAAGAAGTTCTAATGTACTACCAGATAGTAGTATACATCACAAATTAg TACTGCCCTCTAATTCACCAAATGTTCGTAGAACAAAGAGAATACGTTTGAAACCTCTCGAATATTGGCGAGGGGAACGGATAGATTATCAAGAAAGACCATCAG gaAGAGTTGTGATTGGAATAGTATCCCCACCTCCAGTATCACCcataaaaaaggcaaaaagaaaccTGGACAAAGTCAACAAAAAAGCCAACAAGAAACGGATCCATCGTGATAACCATGAAA AGGATAGGTTAGTGGTGAATCTGGATAAACCCCTAGGAAATCCCTTTGAGGCAACATTGGCAAAGGACCCAGAAACAAGAGAGATTGTCCCTATGG ATCTTATAAGGCCACGAGATACATACCAATTTTTTGTGGAGCAACAtggtttaaaagtttttaaaacgtTGGATACAGCAGTCTTTTCTACTGGAAAACTGATTTTAGGACCctatgaagaaaagggaaaacagcaTGTTGGCCAAGATATATTG